The genome window AGAGTCTGAATCGACCGTCTCGGAGACGCCGGCAGTTTACGAGCAGCAGAGATATCTAGAGCCTCTAGTTCATGAGGAGGTGCACGAGGAGGGGCCTGCGGTGATCAATGGCTCTGTAGAAGCAGAGCCTGAGCCGGAGGTTAAAGATGTTCGTGTAGACGAAGACGAGGTTGTGATATCGAGCTCCACGTGGACGCCGCCGAAGAGTGTGATGAAATCCGACGAGATTGCTTCCCCGGAGGTTGAAGATGTTCGTCTAGATGAAGACGAGGTTGTGATCTCGAGCTCCACGTGGACGCCGCCGAAGAGTGTGATGAAATCCGACGAGATTGCTTCGCCGGTGGACAAACCTCTGGTTTCTGTGAGATTCAGCCACCGGAAACCGGCTAGATCCAGTCCTGAAGGTATTTAATTCTCAATTCGTGGTcgtaattttctgtttaattaatataatctTTATTAGCGTCTAGGTTTAGAGCTTCGTTGGCCGGTAGTGAAGTAACGGTGCTGAAGTTTGAAACAAAATAGAGTTCAAATGTGGCGTGCGTATATGTCTATTTCGTACACCGTGCGATTGAATTGTCTATGATACCCTTTAAATGAACGgttgaaaagtaaaaaatgcTCTGGCTCATAAGGGTACAGTGGTCATTTAGCGATTTATTAACCGGGAAACATTTTGACAGGTGGGAAGCCGTTGAGAGTAGCGAAGCCAAAACGGCACGACACATTGGAGAACACGTGGAAAGCGATTACGGAAGGGCGTTCGATGCCGCTGAGCAGGCACATGAAGAAGAGCGAGACGTGGGAGAATCACGGCCGTCAAGTTCAACTCAAGGTTGACTCAGCAGTGGACACGTCAGCGGTGCTGAACTCAGAGACGTTCAAGGACTGGACGAATCAGCAGCAAGTGACAGCATCGGCTGGGTGCGTAGGGAAGCTGAGGAAAGAGCCGTCGCTGAGCCAGGACGAGCTGAACCGCCGAGTTGAAGCGTTCATAAACAAGTTCAATGAGGAAATGAGGTTGCAGAGACAAGAGTCGTTGAATCAATACATGGAGACGGTCAAGCGTGGAAGCCATTAATCACATATATGGtcaaagtttattttttttatttttctcctaATTTAGTCAAAagagatttttaaaattagattgaaattaattttaatcaaaaagaaaagaaaaagatgggagttacaaattcacaattattgttttttgggggttgtttgtgtttttcaaaGTTCCATTCGATTCAAAAATTCATGTAACAAAGTTATATCGTCATagaaaaggaaggaaatatatatatgtataagtCAGTCAGTCTCTGTCTGTAAAGAAAgaaaccttttttcttttgttctctttttggtTGTATTGTAAAGGAAgaaactttaatttatttaagtatttttgttgttgttgtaacttgtatgTATCTTCGTCTTGATTGTGTTTTTCAGttgtcaaattctttttctcttaCTTTAGTCTTTGGCAAAAccataattttgaatttagtgaataaaaaacttaaaattagtGAGATAAGAAACTCCGATCCGAGACTTCTGGAAACTCACTAGTCCATAATTCTGATTAGTCAAAATATTTAGTGACTGAGTGACCTAAACATGGCTTTCCATCCGTCTAAATTATATGAACCCTACCCTATAGTTTTGGGTGAAGCtcattaatttataattgATTTGCTTGGTTGGTTCTTATCCAAACCCACAATGAATGAcgcattatttttcttgttgataACTTGAGAATGAGACGAGTAATTTTGCCAGGATTAATTACATCAATGCCCTTGAAATTTAggtcaaatttcattttatccACTTTAAACTCAAGATGACCCACATATGgatgtttttgtaatttagtAAACATGGATTATTATTCACCAATTAAATGGGTGATGTGGCAAGTAGAGCCCACCtccatataaataaaaacataattaaatatgctaataattaaaaattaaataaaagcttaaaaactacattttgaaaaagataaaatgcCGAAAACCTAACAATCACAACCAAGCAAGACACAGTCACAACCACCTCTCCGGAACtacttcttgaagaaatttttttttttttctttttccccatCAATCTTCAAGAAGTTCATGggataaaaaaatataacaattGAAAGCTCATCATTGGAAACCTTTAGTTTTGTGGGTGACCATTGGACCAACCATTAATGCATTCTAATTTTCCCACTTTTAGATGGAATTGATAATAAGGGGTAAAGTGGGTCAGCAAACTTCGGTCAAAGTATGAAAGTGGgtcattttgagtttgagaAAGCAAAATGAGATTTAACCGAAGTTTCAAAAGGCATTGGTGTAATTAAGCCTTTATCTTAGTGGAGagggttaatttcaatttagtacCCTGAACTCTTACATTTAAAGCACATTTGCCCATGCAATCTCAATTTTAAAGATTACATACCCTAAACTTCTCAATCTTGTGCAATATGGTTCCGGCGTAAAATTCATTgtcaaaatttttgttaattgcTTGCGTGACAAGTCTGGATCCCACCTATTCACTTATTTCAATGTCAATTCTTTATGGATGAGAAGACACCAATTACCCGAAAATACTCTTCAACCGACATCGAAATAAGTGAATAGATGAGACCCATGCTTACCATGCAAGCAATTAACGGAAATTTTGATGTCAAAGTTAACACCGGAACCAAATTGCAAATAATTGAAAAGCTTACGGAATGTAATCATTAAAATTGAGAGTGCAAGGACAAACATGCCTTAAGGGTAGAAGTTCAGGGTACTAATCGAAATTAACCCTAATGGAAATGTGGTAACTTCATTCCGTTGAACCTCTTTCAAAATCTGCAAACAAGAAGAAGCCCCTTTCAGACTCCGCTACCCAGTAGTAACATTTTGAGTGTGAACAGAAAACTACAGCTACTTTCTTGCATAAGATATACAGGTCCAAGATACAAACCAGAATACAGGGGGCTCAACAGTTAGTCGACATATGCATCAAAATGTTCTTAAATCAACCGCCTCGTTTTAGCCTTTTTATTCTCTCAAGGGCGCCAAGGTGGCTGTCACCGTCCTTGGTCGCAGCAGCACCATCTCCGCCCTCATCTTTTTCAGCCTCCTTTCTCTTGTTAGCCAACTCTCCAAAAACAGCAGATGGGACCTCCTTTTGTGCAATTTCAACCccttcatcatcttctgaATCACTTGCATCGGGTAGCTCAATGTCTTCATGATTTGCAGCAACTTTAATCCCCCCGTCCGTCTGTGATTCTACTCCAGCACTCACAAAGCCCACTTTTCTGTTACCATCTTTGGTGGTAGTACCGTTAGCCACTGGTGCCAACTGCCTCTCTAAAGCAGCCATTTCATCTTCAGGAACTCCAGCCTGTTTCAACTTGTCTTTTGCCTCGTCCATGTTCAACCTCTGATCCTTTTGCATCATATACTCGGGTAGAATAAAGTGTGTctataagaacaaaaaaacaaaaagagagggagagatttGAAATGAGCAATTGAGGAATTCTTTTTCTAAGACTTCAAAAGAACCTCTACCTAGGTTGCTGACAAAAATTAAGGGTAACAAATATTTaagataaaaacaaacctGGCTATAACTTGCAGAAACACTTCGCTTAATTCGAAGCATCTCTCGGAAGGTATCTTCATTTCCATGTTGCACCTCAAACTCATGCCATTTGTTCCAGAAATCTACATCAGACCGTGGATCCGAAAACTGTgatgcaaatatatatactccCCGAGCACGATCAATTTCTCCTAAGCTCTTCTCAAGCTCAGCATACTTCAAGCACATTGTCTTCACATCTTTGTCTGGAAGACCGGATTCTATTGCTTGCTCATATATCTCCCTTGTTTTGGGGATGCCAAATATCTCTGCAGCACGGGCAATGTAGATTTCATACATGCTCAATTTCTCATGGTTTGGAACAGCCTTAGTTGCTTCATCATAGACCTTCATAGCGCGCTTTGCTAGACCATAATCCTCCTCCAGCTTTGCAAATTGAAGATACAGAGGTTTCTTTGCATCAGCAGGCGCCTGAAATACCATTTTCAGGTTAGTAAcacaataaaataatgatgTACAAAGGCAACACTCTAGCATGTTGAACTCAAACCTAAAAAAGATTTCCAAGTTGTGAAGAGCGCGccgacacacacacacacacacacacacacacacacacactaatACACATGAGTCAGTAGAGTGATTGGCATCTGCAAACCAGAAGGAGAATCTGGACACGCAAAAAAATACAGGATCTAGCAAGTCAGGCCAAAGGTAGGTTAACATGTTGATTAAAATTAAGTAATTTCCTATGTGCTCCAGATGTCCTCAAGTTTCAACATTTATTTTGGTATGTTATGAATCTAAGACCTACCACGTTTTCTCACAATTGAATTCATGGAAATAACACAGAGGAATAACACAGAGGAAGGTCCTTGCACACTTCAAAACAAGCTTGGCTTATAATAATCAGGGTAT of Prunus dulcis chromosome 4, ALMONDv2, whole genome shotgun sequence contains these proteins:
- the LOC117626799 gene encoding uncharacterized protein LOC117626799; this translates as MAWIASLKIVLISSGVVALAWAMKLSVPLVMEFVASHLPLVCASFRSLLRPPYIYVLINGIIITIVASSRFHNDRSPQPKPQPEESESTVSETPAVYEQQRYLEPLVHEEVHEEGPAVINGSVEAEPEPEVKDVRVDEDEVVISSSTWTPPKSVMKSDEIASPEVEDVRLDEDEVVISSSTWTPPKSVMKSDEIASPVDKPLVSVRFSHRKPARSSPEGGKPLRVAKPKRHDTLENTWKAITEGRSMPLSRHMKKSETWENHGRQVQLKVDSAVDTSAVLNSETFKDWTNQQQVTASAGCVGKLRKEPSLSQDELNRRVEAFINKFNEEMRLQRQESLNQYMETVKRGSH